The sequence below is a genomic window from Humulus lupulus chromosome 3, drHumLupu1.1, whole genome shotgun sequence.
ACCCGGCCATCCTCCCTGTTCCCTTTGTCTTGGTGAAGTCTAGATTGGGCACCTTAAATTCTGAATGCCTCCTCAGCGGCAACTTGCTCTTTCCTATGTCTCCTCCTATGTGCAATGATTCCTTCAGTCCAACACAAATCCTCTGAATTTGAAGGGTAGCTTCTCTATACACTGCCTGACTCTGACTTCCGAGGTACGCTACTTCATTTAAAATACTACTAAGCTCACCAAATCTTCCTGTAACCTCAGACTCCTTATCGGAGTAATTGGCGGGCTCTGGCTGCGTAGTACTCAGCCCAGCTTCTAGTGTCCACTGGGTCAATATAAGTGACTTTGGCATCTCAATTACATTAAGGCGTTTGATGGCTGCGAATATATGACGACATGGTATGCCAAATGAAATGAAGTGTTGGCACTCACAAACAAAAAAATCACGCCCAGCTGTCGCATACACGAATCTCCTATACATATTGTCTCCATACTTCTGCAGTTCCATAATAGTCCCCTCCTTGTCGTTTTCCAAACTACTAACTCGGTAATCACCTTCCCGGGACATTTGTTGTCTAACTTTGTAAAACATGTTCCTTGTATAGATTTTAGATAACTCTGCTTCTATTTTAGGCAAATTTGTCActcccaaaacaaaattcatatgTAAACACTGATAATCTTCTTTTAGATGTCCATGTCGAACCCATGAAGTAGCCATGTCAATGGTTCGAACAAAGTCGTACAACCTCATATTTTCATTCACTTTTCTCTTTAACACTGCATTAATACCTTCGTTACGCTGTGTGGTGGTCATCccacaaaaaaaaattcccctgaGGAAAGTCTCCCCCCACTTGTGTTTTGTTGCCCATAGTTTTGCTACATAGTCGGTGCCATCTAGTTCGTGGTCTGTTATTAGTTCATTGAGTTTGTGGTCAAACACCTCCTCCTCATAATACGTGAAACATAAGTCACTAAGCCTTTTCGTAAACGTACAGTCCTTACCCTTCAAAATAGCTTTGTTGTGTAAATGTCAATAACAAAGACGGTGTACTGCATTCGGCATCAGCGCTTCAATGGATGCTTCCATAGCAAGATCACCATCTGTGACCAGTCTTTGGCGCCACCCCATTCATGCATTCGAGGAATGCCTTTATTGCCCACATATAACAACTTGTCGACTCATTATCAAGGATTGCATATCCAAATGGACATGTTTTGAAGTGGTTATTGACTCCTATCCATATCAACAAGGGCTTACCGTAGCTATTTGTTTTATAAGTCGAGTCAAAGGCAATTGAGTGTCCATATGTCTCGTAATCTAAACGAGCTTTCCCATCACCCCAAAATAAATTCAGAAGTTGATTTGAATTATCATATGAAAAAGTTCCAAAGAAATTAGGGTCCATATCCGCTTTATGTTCTAAGTACCCCAACGCTCGACCGGCATCTGATGCAGCAAAGTCGACTGTTGACACAACTGACATTCGATTGTAAAGGTCCTTCATTGTAAAAGGCATTTTATGGTAACCTCCAACTTGATTTTCCATGTACGACATTATGTGACACGTCCGCACACCAGCTTCTTTTAAGGTCTTCGCTTGGTTAGTATATCCATCTGAAATAACCCGGTTTGATCAAAGGAATTGCTTGTGCAATTCGAAAGTCAACGGGTGGGAATGGTCAGTAATAAACTCCTTGCAGACCTACTTGCTAGTTGTCTGAACAAGATTAACTCAGAAAGCCATCTTGCAACACACTCGAGTTAGAGCATTGGGCCTCCTTTTCCTATTTTCCCTTGTCAAATGACTGTTTGACCTAGTTCCTTGTCGTGAGCGAACCCACTCTCTTTCCCAAATCTCTCCACAAGAATTCTTCCTCATGTGACTTTTGCGAAGGCTATATCCCACAACCTTAGCGTAATCATATATAAATTCTTCGGCGGAATCCAAAGAGTCAAATACGTGGCCTATAAGGCTACTCTTACTCAACTTGAATGGGTCTCCATTAATTCCATACTTTTCTAAAACATTTGCCTCATCCATTTCCAAATGCAAGCTAACATCCCCTTGTACATTTTCCTCTGCGTTTTGCTGTGTAGCACTAGTATGGCGACAATGATCTCCCATTTCAGCGTCGtcattataatcaaatatttcatCGAAATCACCCTCAGCATTGACTCCCTCCATGTCACTGTTGTCTCTGGTCGTCAAGGAAATATAATCAATAGTGAAACATGCAACATATTTCATTTCATAAACTGACTTATAAATATCTGAAATCACCAAATCAATTTCGTAGGCCCATATTTTACTCATGACTATACTTACACGTTCATCCTTAGCCTCCCAGCCCAACTGTATGATGGGCCTCACCTATTCTGACACCGAAACTCCTCATCCAAGAATGCCCACCTTCTGATATGGGCCGCAAattttaaaaccccaaatgacaTAATTCGCAACATTCTACCATCTTTGGATAAATCCAAACTAACTATCAATATtaatgtttttctaaaaaaaaaacaaataaactaaTACACCAACATTGTCATTAAAGTTTACAATTTTTAccaaaattactattttaattCAAATGCGTCAACTAAGTAGCATAGCCATGTACATTACCAAAATATATAAACAATTAAAAAGAAAATGTACCTGCTATTTACGGTGCTTTAGTTCCTGCAGCTTGGTGACTATTTCAATGGAAGGattcaaataaattttataaGACCACCTCCTCCTTGGTCGACTACTCTTTCATATATACATCACTCCTTTCACAAACAACCTACCTCTCTAAACAAGTTCAAAATACCTAGTGTTAATTGCCATACAATAAGAACCCATCATTCCTATACAGAGGTATATCACCTCCAAAGAGTGTCAGTGTTGTCTACGTGCCACTCTTTGGTCCAATGGTTTAAGAAATGTTGCACCTTTTGAAATTATGTTCACATGGGGGGAGGACAATCGAGCCCCGATATTGTGATCACTTCAAGT
It includes:
- the LOC133825640 gene encoding protein FAR1-RELATED SEQUENCE 9-like, with translation MTTTQRNEGINAVLKRKVNENMRLYDFVRTIDMATSWVRHGHLKEDYQCLHMNFVLGVTNLPKIEAELSKIYTRNMFYKVRQQMSREGDYRVSSLENDKEGTIMELQKYGDNMYRRFVYATAGRDFFVCECQHFISFGIPCRHIFAAIKRLNVIEMPKSLILTQWTLEAGLSTTQPEPANYSDKESEVTGRFGELSSILNEVAYLGSQSQAVYREATLQIQRICVGLKESLHIGGDIGKSKLPLRRHSEFKVPNLDFTKTKGTGRMAGSRVGVGRKCSVCKKSGHNKLTCPSKVKKIEKAGDHEDSAYDDEQSQLEGEEDVNWTAETTMDMERNERDGTPELQIDGNEEVNVEMEEHEESENMRKFNLWGSMWAL